The Callospermophilus lateralis isolate mCalLat2 chromosome X, mCalLat2.hap1, whole genome shotgun sequence genome contains the following window.
CCCACCTCCCAATCCAAGGGTCATTTCCAAAAGCAAAAGAAGATTCCTTCTCTATATAGTAATGGTTCTCTAGGCTGGGATCTTTGAGAGAAGAGTCTTAGGTTATTGTTCAAACAACTTTTATTTCCTGCCTCTGACATTCCCCGGGGTTACAGAACAGGGGACATCTGAGCCTCATGGTCCATGAATGAAGCAGACACTGCAATAACAACTGAGTCATTATAGGGGAGGAATCTGGAAGTACTGGGGTGATGCACCCAGCTGCAGATGGCAAAGCTACTAAAATTCAGTCAAGTTACCTTTGGGATGAAAACTGGAGAGGCAAGAAAACTATACAGTTGTTGTCATAGATCtgtcccatcccatttatcccctCCCCCTTCAGTCTCTATAAAGTCCATTCTATCCCCCAGACTGATCCTAGTGTCCAGCTAGCTCACTgctgaaagagagagggagggaaaagaTGTCTGAGGTCTCTTCATTTTCTTTGTCTCTGTCCCTAAGGCAACAGGAAGCTGAAGCTGCTGCAGCCAGCCTGGCAGTGATGGCAAGCCCATTGGCTCTGCAGAGTGAGCAGTCCCTGGAGCAGCTGCCAGTTAGACGGCCCAGAGTTTTGATAGACCTCATTGCTTCGGTTCAATGCCAAGTGTTGGACGTGTTGGATTCAGTTCCCAGAGGGCTGGAGCATGGTGTCAGGGCTGTTTGAAGACAGGAAAGCAGAGGCAGTTTAGTGCAGTTGGAGGTGCAGGGTGGGCATGGAGGGCAGCGGGAAGAGGGAGAAACTAGCCAGGAGGGAGTAAGGCGATGCTTCTCCTTCCAGAGCCTTCCAGACAAGGTCTCCTGACCTCTTATCTGGGCCTCAGGTGAGGTGAGCCCTGCAAGGGGAGGAGAGGACAAGAGCCGCGCCCAGGGATAAGCAGAGATGAAGAGGGCGCGAGTGAGCGAGGGAGCTAAGGCTGTGATTCTAGACCCGCTCAGCGCCCTGGGCGAGGGCAGGCAGTGCCTCTGGGGCGAGCTGGAGGCGGCCTTCGGGCGGGGGTCCGGTGGCAGTCTCAGCATCCGCGGCCGGGATGCCTCCCGGAGCCCATTCGTGCTCGGCGCAGGCCTGAGATGGTTCATCCTTGGCCTCGACGAGCTTTCGGGAGCGGGTATAGGCCAGGATGAGGCCTCCAGCCAGGCAGGCATAGAAAATCATGATGAGCAGGATGTAGAGATAGGCGTCGTCGCCCTTGGCGCTGGTCACCTCCCGGCCCACGAAAGGATCAGGCACGACCCCCATGCCCATGCTCGGGCCAGGGCCGGCGCCCAGGCCGCTGGCGTTGCCCCGATGGTGCAGCTCGAGCAGCAGGCGGCTCAACAGGGTTCGCAGCCGTTGGCTTTCGCTGCAGTTCATGGCTGTCGGGGAGTGACACGGAGGCTCCAGGACGCTGCTGACCTTTCCCCCTGGACAAGGGGAAGCGAGCAAGCGGGCAGGGCGCAGCGACGGCGACAGCGGCGGCACCAAGCTCTGGGGCGGGCAAGCAGTGGCTAGGGGCGCGGGCCGCCGCCAGGCCTCCTTATCCCCTCACCCCCCCCCGCCCCTCCTCCCCGTCCCCACCACGCCCCCTCCGGCCCGAGGCTGCCTCTTCCCAGGCTCCGGCTGTCTCGCTGCTTGGGGAAAGGGGACAGCTGGTGGGGGAGGAGAAGGGGAACAAGGGAGGGGGCGAGCCCAGAGGAGAGGCGGAGAGGGAGGGGGCGGGAGCTCGGAATGCGGGAGGCCCCAGGCAGCCCAGGCTGGCAGGGCAGCTTGCTGGGGCCAAGCCTGGACCCAAGGCTGCGGAAGAGAATTCCTTCCAAGTTCTGGCTACCTGCCCTGCAGTCCCGGCTTTGGCCCAGATACAGCGGCTGGGCCCCCCAAGGCAAGACCTGCCCCTGTGCACTCAAGCAAGACCTCAGATGCCTTCCGGCAGCTTTCCTGTAACATGGCAGCAGTGACCCCTTATCCATATCTCATGGTAGTTGCTCCCATGTTAAGGTCCTTGGCCTATCTTTTTCGTCTTCATACCATTTTTCCACCCCCATACTACTGTGCAAGGAGAGCCGCTCAAGCCAGATTTGGTGATGAAGTATTCAGGTACTTGCTTAAATGACCAATGCAGAGTGGGTCTCTCAGGTTGTCCAAAATGGTTGCTGGATGATATACCAAACTTCTAGGAAGTAGTATCTTGCTCTGATCTCTTGTCACACTTTTTGAGGGGCCTGCACATTTTACCATGTTAGGGTACCATCCATTGTGGGACCCTTTTTCCTTTAGGTAAATCATCTTCCCAGAAATGGAACCAAGTTCTTCCACTAAGAGGAGCAGAAACAGCCAGGaaccatggcacatgcctataataccagggactcaggagactgaggcaggagaatcacaagtttgaggccagtttggGAAACCTAAGGGAATCCtgcttcaaatttaaaaaatacagtagagggggtagagagagaagaggggaggggaggggggaggggggatagtaaaggataggaaaggcagcagaatacaacagacactagtatggcaatatgtaaatcaatggatgtacaactgatgtgattctgcaatctgtatacggagtaaaaatgggagttcatatcccacttgaatcaaagtgtgaaatatgatatatcaagaactatgtaatgttttgaacaaccaacaataaaaattaattaaaaaaataaaataaaatgaataaataaaaagggctgaggtatatctcagtggtagagcatccttgGATCCAATCtccagcacagaaaaaaaaatttttttaagaggaTCCAGAACATTAAAAAGACCCTTTGGCTATATTCTCTAGATGTTTCAGGGTCTGGAAAGTGCCAGTTCTAGAATTTATACTCACCTCCCTCCCAGTTAGACTAGTAGCTATGTATCTCTCTGCCACTTGGGGAAAGGGGACAGCTGGTCTAGGCCCTGATGGCTTCTGGGGAAGCCATATTTTCTCAGGGTGTTGTCTTCTTTTAGGGAAAAGAATGTGGTCAAAAAAAGGTTAGTTTAGACTACGGTAAACTGAAAACAGGCTGGGTTTCACAAAGGAAATGGGATGATTTATAGATAGTGATGTCAAAAAAATTGAGGTAGTATTGTTCAAGTCTGATTGAATATAGTCACCAAATGAGactagaaggaaggaaaagtacATGCCCTTATCACACTTTGAAAACCATGCTGCCTGTCCAAGACCACTCAGTCCAGGGGCCATTCACACTGCAGGTGCCATGGATTTTCAAAAGGAAGGTTTCCTGATGCCTCTGCCCAAGCCATCTTCCATCCCACTACTGGCTCAGGGGCCAGTCTCCTGTGTATTAAGGTGAGGTTTGCACCAAACTATCCAGTCTTGGGTCCTTGCTTCATAGTCTACACAGGTCTCATGACCCTGACCAGTGCCTCAATGCTTTCACTTCAGAAGGGCTCAGGGGAGATTTGTTAAAGCGACTCAGCATAATGAATGTCAGAGGACAGACACCAGCTAGGGACTTTTCAAAGCAGTAAAAACAGTACCAATCTAGGTATACCACTATTGAGCTAAAAGACTCCTCTTATCTATTAAAACATGTCCAGAAATATCTAGGGGTTTATTTAGTAGGGTTTGGGGAGTGAATGGAGCAAATATCTCATTGTAACAAAGAATGATCATTTAAATCTGTATTGTACTTTTCAACAGCCTTATGTACAAGTAGGATTATTGTTGTTTTCAaaagaggaaactgaagctcTGAGTGGTTAAATAGCAGGATTAGAATTATAAAGTTTGATCTTGTTCTTCTCAGTCCTACCACATTACTCCTGTCACATGGCTGGTATTCATGAGCtacctctgtttcctcatctctcCCTCCTCTGGAACCTTCTAGAGTCCAATGCTTTTTACCAAAACTACTCTGTTATTTCACCTGCGATTTCCTAGGCAATTTCAAGGGTCTCTTCTCAGTTTGCCTCTTTAACCTTGACAATGAATTTGATACCATCAACCACTCACTCCTTCCTGTACATGTCCTACCCTTGGCTCTCATGGCATTGTATTCTCAAGTTTCTCTTCTTATCTCTCTGACCCATCATTCTCTGTCTTCTTTGCTGGctcctctttccttcttcctcccaTTAACTCTTAATCCTCAGCTCTGCTCTTTTAACATCCATTTCCTTGGAAAAGGTCCCCTTACTGGTTTCACCTACTACCTGACATGTATTTTAGTCAAATTTGAATCTCTTTCTCTGATTCTTTCTTGGTAGCATCTCTCAGATTTATCTGCTTCTTCCTTTCTAGTTTTATTGCCACATGCTTAATCCAAGCTCTCATTACCTCAGGTCAAATATGCAGACTGAGAGTCTCTTGGCAGATCTCCCTGCCTAAAACCCAATACACCATGCTGTGGCTAGAATAATTCTCCTCCAACACCACTTCCATAAATTCATCCCTATATTCATAACCCCAGAGTTACTCCTAATTGTTTCTTCAATGGAGCCCCAAATCTATGGTGGGCCTTAAATCCTCATCACCAATAAACCCCATCTTCTCTTCCTTCAAACTGGAAAAATGGCATATTCCTGGAGttcatttttttaatactttttagttgttgatggacctttattttttttatttatttgtatgtggtgctgagaattgaactcagtgcctcatgtatgctaggcaagcactctaccacagagccacaactccagcccctggagttcatttttttaagagagagagagagagagagagagagagagagagagagagagagagagaaattttaatattttttatttattttagttttcggtggacacaacatctttgtttgtatgtggtgctgaggatcaaaccccggccgaccacatgccaggcgagcgctaccgcttgagccacatccccagcgccccCATTGGAGTTCATTTTTAATACTCTGTGCCTCTTCTAAATTCACTGGCTGGCTGggggtggtggcacacatctgtaatcccagcactttgggggaggctgaggcagaaggattacaagtttgagaccagtcccagcaacttagcaagacccttgtctcaacatttaaaaaaataataataagggctgaggatgtagctcagtgctaaagtgcccttgggttcagtacctaaacaaacaaacaaacaaaaatcaatttCATTATTTCATTACCTGAAGGAAACCTTGCTGCAGGCCCCTGGTCTGTGCTCTCAGATTCTTCACAAGGTGCCCCTCACGGCTCTTCCTTAACACACGTTGCATCCAATGCAGAAATCTAGACGAGCACCAAGAAAAAACTCTCCAATAGTATGCATGTGTGTCtcccacatgcatgtgtgtgcacttgcacagacacactcacacacacacacacacacacacatacacagagacttGTTGCATTGCTTATCTTTCTCACTTATGAATTTTTCCCACACCATGTGTGATTTTTCTATAACAGcatttcattttcccacagtattTCAGACTATTAGATCTGCTACCATCTATCTAAATTAGCCCTTATTGTAAGATTTATGTTATTTCCAGGTTTTTCTCTATTATCAATAATGTTTTAATGAACACAGACATGATTACTTCTAACTCcatgaaaataaacatttccatagagaaaaaaaattgctaatttACAGAAGCCTGGCATGGGGTGTGGCATTCCTAAGAGGGTGGAAACAGAAATGGGGAAATGTGAAATTGAAACAGGACCATCCCTTAGGAAAAACAACAGGTATGTATGAGGATTCTGGCTTTCTTTTTACAGCAGAGGCTTCTGGGCATCCCTTcaaatcccagtcccaggccaGGCCTGAATGGTTGAGATGCCATACTTAATGAAACCATGAATTCATTGCACAAATAATGTTTCTTATTCTTCCCCACCCTTCCACCCTGCTTTAACACCTGCCTCATACCTGTCAAATTATCATTGCCCAGGATTCATTCATTACTGAATGGTCATCAAATGTATTGACAAAGGGAATtaatttatattcatttatttaaatttttaaaaagtcttggaAAGGGTTCTGATGCATGCCAAGGTTGTTTGAAAAGTACAATTGAGGCGCCATGGACTAGGAAACGCTTTCACCATTCCTCGAGACTGTGAGTGCTTCCTGCCAATAGTGCAGCTCCATGGAAGTTGGTTGAATTGAACCAAGTTGAGTTTGGCCAGTTGCCAAAGGACAGGCACAGATGGTAAGCACTGTTGGAGTCCAGGAGACTGGCAAAGCCACAGTGGGCTCTGAAGAAGGGGAGGAAAGTTTtcatgaagtaccaaatgcagattgAGAGCAAATCATTTATTCATTTGACAAGTAGGAATTGCATGCTACTTTGTGCAAGGCTCTGTGCTGGGTCTTAGAGACACATCCGTGAGCAAGTCACATTGGTGAACAGTCTGTGCCTTTATAACTCTCACAGCTACTTCTTTGTGAACTGGGGACAAGCAGGGAGTGCCAGGACATGGAGCCCATTGAGCAGTCGACAGGGAGACCAGCCAGAACTCTGGTTTGTGACTCTGGACCCAAGTTCTAAGCACTTGAGTCTAAAGcctcttctggaaaaaaaaaaaaaaagaaagaccttAGGTGGTCTGAGCTTACCAACCTCTGCAGTGCCATCTTGAGGgtgtgccctgcaacaaaccagtacAGCAGATACATTCTCAAAAGATGGCTGAGAATAAATAGG
Protein-coding sequences here:
- the Kcne5 gene encoding potassium voltage-gated channel subfamily E regulatory beta subunit 5 codes for the protein MNCSESQRLRTLLSRLLLELHHRGNASGLGAGPGPSMGMGVVPDPFVGREVTSAKGDDAYLYILLIMIFYACLAGGLILAYTRSRKLVEAKDEPSQACAEHEWAPGGIPAADAETATGPPPEGRLQLAPEALPALAQGAERV